Genomic segment of Ostrinia nubilalis chromosome 10, ilOstNubi1.1, whole genome shotgun sequence:
AGGTGgtttttgttacgtcaaatgtcagTGAGACTTATGATTTTGTATGATTGAAGactgtcataatattatgtcaaaatcaGCCCTCCCATGCCGctgccatacctcaggcactgactgataCTAGACctttacggccgaatactgaaacactactcaaatctgtcactcagctgacgagctcctaaatttaagtatccttcaattttaaatggtattctcaaacgccactcaacggatttaaagccgtgatcagctaagcagctctcaaatgtttacataatggcaacatttaccaaaaaaagtatgttttcattacacaaatgataactttacgttttttatccattacacgcagcatcgtttggttatgtattgtcttttatggaaatatactgaatcaacttaacatagaacagtttatttttaatttctattatatataaatctcgttttatcatataaaaaaattaatgcttgcatttttatttaattaaaaaaataattttaaaggtgatactttttattgttgaaatctattaagtggcgatcgtggaccgaaacgtaaccacaattgacatttgtcattgttgacagagtatcaaattgacaaatcaacaactcttggaaatgctgctatgcgatgtccccataatcctcagaaataagcatgtttatgtaaagcgatttcatagcagctattttggttgttactttgtgcactatacgatgcacagttggctgttcgatgtggaagatatcacctagtacacgttcataacttcccgttgcgtagaacagtagggttatacttaataagtatttggtccactggttgtatggcgcttggtgaggggtttcaaagaacttccaaattatgaatccagaaacaacaccgtttctttagagacgcggaacctcgctcggaattgcatgtcattataataatatttttcaatagcgttcagccttattgcgtttcagcgattagatctaggtattttgTCGAGGCtggaaagaaatgataacgatgacacacattatttaccactatttaggtcgatttaggtataagaataggatttaagataccgcgcaagcactctcaaatttaacagctgcttaagacgatttgacagttgtttgagtaatgcttagcgttgaatggcgtttcagtatgcgaaaattcatttaagtggcgtttgagtgcaacttaatttgagaggtgcttaaaaattgagaactgctcagatattgttttgagtatgcgaaatgtaagtttaggagctgcttaactatttgagaagccgtcaaatatttaaatggcgtttcagtattcggccgttagtatcataaattcgaaagtaactggtgcctttgtatgtttgttactttttcagtcttaaaccactgaactcaTTAAAACGAAGTTTTAAATGTATAAGAGGTCTATCTATACTTTTAACTAAACTATCTCTACTACACCAAATGTTGATGCTTTCGCCAGAATAGTACCTATAACTGACACAATAAAtgctttattgattgattgtGCCAAGtcgatatttttctttatttagagCTCCAAGATCGCGATTTTATGTAGGCCACCTTGTATAAATAGGTGGCCGCAATTTCTGTCTGTTCCTTGCACAACatgttaaatatttttccaGTCCGCCTGCCTCAATTTTATCAGTCACATAACTAATATCAGAAACTTGATAATAAATGGCGTAAATCCCGTTATGTTTAATTCAACAGCCAAATGTTAGCAAAATATCTTGGACTGAGATTCCATTATGCAACAGGAATGCATTACTGTTGAGAGGTTCATCAATTCAGCTGCTTAGGATACAGTAACAAATGTTTACACACTGCTTCAGTAGGGTAAACGAACCATTGTTACTACTACATTCCCAATATTTAGTTCAACATATCCTTGGGCAGTTTTTCTTATTTATGTTATTGTAATTGGCCAAAAAGATATTAATTGCTTACAAGATATACTTAAAAGTTTATTCACAAAAGTGTTAAAACTTCTTGAGATATTCACCGGAATTCTTTCAAGGGGCCAACATCAGTGACTTTACCCTACTCTGGCCTGAAAAACAAGTCTATTTCATATGGGCTGCTACATTACAGTCTAGAAGTCTGAAAGGATAAGTCTTGTTCACAATAGTCTTAAAAAATTGCTTATAAATATGTTTGACTTTGACAGTGAGCAAAACACTTGGGAGCCGGTGGAGAACATGGAGACGTGCAAACATCTGCTGGAGGCGTTCGAGAAGCAGCTGGCGCGCCAGAAGGAGCTCAAGGCCTTGCGagcgcagcagcagcagcagcacccGGTGCaggtttgttgcaaaatagagccTATTACAACCACATAAGAATTttcaatggagggaagtcgaccCTTAATTTTTTAACTCCTATGTtcctctgattaatttcgttgcgggtccaatgacagttcaactttcccccgggacaaacttggctttcattggttgggtttttatgacGATCCAGCTGTAGAACCTAGCTACACAGAAGTTGTATcgttgggaacgagaggtgggaatagtcccggaACCACATAAGAATCCATAGCGTTTATCGTGATTATGCTGTCTGTACATAGCAACTAATAAGCGCTCATTACGTCTCTGATAAAATGATGACAAAGTGTAGTTATTAGCAataattatcaatattattgttGTAGGATAGGTAACaaaatttagaaataaattgaCTTTCGTACAGATATCTTAAAAACAACAATTAATTACACAATTAActtgtttttatactttttaggtGAAACAAATCAGCACACCTATTCCACAAGTTGTGAAGCAAATTAAGAAACCTGAGAGCCCAGCATTGACGCCAACCGGGTGAGATTAAAATTTAACTATATTAACAGAATATTTTTGTACCAAAAACCATTATTACAATGATTATTGTGTATCGTAGACGCCTCCAACGCACTAGTAAAGTGCGCGCTCTAGATCAAGTCAAGGCGTGGTGCGGCGCAGAGGACGAGCCAGCAGCCAAGAAAGTCAAGAAGGAAGTCTCTTCGGAAGATGAGGACTACTCAGATCCTGAAATACCTAagagtaagttttttttatctaataTAAAATTGCAGTTTCCCTGCTAGTGCAGTTTGAACACACGcaatgttatttttctattttgtgtACTCATGGACAATTACCAATTCAATTAAATGAAGTCGAtagaaagaaattaataaattaaaagaccAACAAACGCTTTTAGTCGCTATCAAACTTTCGACAAATATTTTGTGGATGGACTCGGACTTACGCGTCTACACTTCAATTGTTCCGTTCTCGGCTCCTCTGTTCAGTTGCTCACCAGTAGTCCTAATTTCAGCCGAGAAGAAAATGCTGAACGGTCAGTCGTCACCCAAGTCGGCGCTTGACCCTGAGCTGGTCAAGTCGCTCGGCCTCAGCGGGAAGGGGATGCCGAACATCAAGGGCGTCATTAAAGTCGATCCTAAGCACATGCCGAATCTCTCCACCGGTAAATGTCCATATTTGCTggtagatttatttttgttgctAATGTAAAATTCCGAAATAAGTTCTTAAATTCCTTTACATGTTTGAGTGTGTTTTGTTTGCAATGCGTAGATGAAAGTCCGTATCGATGATAACGATTGTGTATTGTTTTGTTGTAGGGGTGTACATAATGTCCAAGAGCTCTGGAATAATGAAGATTGACTCGCCAGGAAAATTAGGCCCCGGATTAAATATAGACCAAGATGTGATCAGGAAACAAATTTTAGCCGCTAAACAGGTATGTGATCTACTGTATCATGACTAAATAATAACATGACTAATTCAAATTACCAATAATAACACACTACTTTGTTTTAGCAGAAGACTGAAGAAGTTAAGAAGTCGCCAGTTCGCACTCCAAACACGCCACAAATGAGGAAAACTTACGGCTCGGCTGGACAGCAAGTCACTGAGAAGACAATAATCACGCCTTCGGGACAGAAGATCATTCAGCGCACAATACAGAGACCCTCCGCCGTGAGCCAAACGTCGGCAGACAAGTCGCCTGTTACCATATTGAACAAGAAACtggtaaatgtttatttttaaaatatttccaaagtttttattgtaatttataatttgtatattaaaTTGACATTCGCAAATGGGTTAGAAATTACGTTTGACAGTATAAATATTATTCCTCGCGCTCACGAGACCAAGATCGATGGTTCCACTTTCAAAGTGCGTATTTTGTATATTCATGATCATCAATAGCCTGCCACTTTTGCAATTTCCATAACTTGTGCAAACCAAAGCTATTTGTGTTGTCGTTATCAATGTCAATGAATGTCGTTACTGATTTGATAGGTATATGAATGTAATTTTGCATCATACTGCAAGTATGTTGGGCTTAGTTTGTCTCATGTGGTCTCTAACAAAATAATGGAAATCAAAAAAGAACTGGTTTTTTCATGACTTCAGCATTCTCGTGTCTCTTTAAAAATTCGACATTAGCGTAACCACCATTGAGGCCACTAAAAAGaataacgcacagcgttgaatagagctctaatTGGATCGTGTGTggtgaccctgtgcgttcacgagCACTGTAACATCTCATAGtagtgtttgtgaatatgggcgtaattAGTTTTTCCACCCAACCTTTTGAAATTCATTAGTATGTCTGTTACCCCAGCAAAGCCAGAGCGGCGACAGTTTACTCCGGCGCGGCGGCTCAGTGCGCGGTCGCGGGCGCGGCGGCTTCGCGTCCGTGTCCACGGCCGCCGGCAACATCGTGCGCATCCGCGACAAGACGCCGCAACAGCTGCTGGACTTCGACCAGGTCAGCCGCACGCTGCGACACTCCCCGCACACTACAGGCTTTTAGTCGCCCGAtggttgggcccgattctaactTGTACGaagaatcggtgtaatgtgcccactttcatacatctccatactgattaacagcctgatccaactatcggccgagtaaaagtcggtggttgcgcctaggcttacacaTACCACCCCATGATGATGTATCACGGCGAAGGCGCGAGCGTTTATACCCGGACATGGACGTTTATTGTATATTCATTTTGGTTGCGGACCTGCGTCATGAACATTTATGTTTTGCTGGTTTTGTTTAGTTCGGAGCTAGGTAATTAGAGTGatagattattttatatttatgtttcgCTCAGTTGTAAagataaataagttattattttgaAGAAGCTTTTTTCTCATTCTTCATTCACTATCGTATATCATAAACGTCAACGCATACGGGAAGGTAAAAGCTTTGCGGTATACTCCTATTGCCGCGTGGCGGGCGGGGAACGCGTCATCCGTAACACAAAGCGACGTGTCGAAAAAACAAACGACGACGTGCCTCGCGCGCCCCGCGTCGATTCGAGCGTACCTCCAACCGCCGCTACAGTTTGATACATCATCACAGTCGGACGCGTCGTCGGAGACGTCGGACGGCATCGAGGACCCGTTCCCGCGGGACCTGGGCCCCATCCCGCCCACGTCGCCCGAGCGGCCGCTGTCGCTGTGCCCGCTGACCGGCAAGCGCCTGGCGCGCGCCGAGGGCGAGCCCACGCCGCCGCCCACGCCCAGcccgccgcccacgccgccgcccgcgcccacgccgccgccgcaccaGGGCACCATGCTCATGAAGGTATTATTCTCTTTTTATTAGTCTTTGGCGCACTTCACGGTCACAATACCCGCAAAAAAGACACAAGAGGACTCTGCTGAAAAATGTCTCCGTTAGTGAGACCCAACAGTTTCAGGACCGGTTTCGacattatttttttctctaagcAACAAAATTATTGCAATTAACGTTCTATTGATGACTCGTGAGTAAAGAAGTCGGGATTTAAAGTTTAGCGTTTCTTTTTGTCACATTTAGGTGGAGATGTCACCGGGCGGCACCACCGGCATGCTCGTGCAGGGTGACGGAGCGCAGCCGTCGTTGCCGGTGCTGACGGATGACGATGGAGTAAGtagatgataaataaattattgcatGACACCATACAAGTTGGGTTCTATACCCACTTGGAAAGTATATCTTCTATCTTCACctaatctgaaaataaatgtgTCAAACTCGGAACCATTCAAAGCTAAGCTATAATAGAGTTCTTCATCGCACCTTGCGCTAAGAGGGAATCACGCACAATCGAGTTATCAGACTGCAGACAACAGCAAACAGCGAGAAGATGAATTAATGGTAGCGTGACATTTCATCTTTAGCACGCGTTTAAGAGTGTGCACGCGTTAAGCCAttccagcgcgtgttttgccctacacaacAAAAGCGTAGCGTAAGCAAAACACGCGCTAGAGACTTAATACTTACGAGACTTTTGAACAGCAGGAGgtaaaggtggaagcgagcacCGTGAAGCAATTACTGGAGGAGGGCGGCGACGAGGGCGAGGAGGTGGGGCTGCTGCACGCCGCGCACCCGCCCATCATGATCCGCGGCGAGGACGGCGTGCTCTACCAGGTGCGTACACGCCtttactttcatcatcatcatcatttcagcctcaggacgtccactgctgaacataggcctcccccaatgacttccacatcgcacggttggtagcggcctgcatccagcgccttcccgctacctttatcaggtcgtcggtccaccttgtgggtggacgtcccacgctgcgttttccggtacgtggcctccattccagaaccttgctgccccatcggccgtcagttctgcgtactatgtgcccagcccactgccacttcagcttgcctTGCCTTGCCTTTACTTTGACTTTCGTTTATTCTTTattgatgttggcaatacacgtcgaggtcgacttgatttgtgccattttcaagttatAAGTGAGACTAGTTACAAAATGGGACCAAATGGGATTGgtttaatgatataatgaaggatgatagatgataccccttcccaccctttgagtctcagtaaagttgtggtgctttactgagacttcATATGGACTACTTCAGAGAATCCGAAGAATCACGCTgcactgttttgtttcatttgcccacactcatgcacgttcacgaaataatccacattaatagtcgcccaaacacgaattttataaaataaaacaaaactgctaacatgacgcttcacatTCCCGCTAAGAAGTCAGACTTTCGCTTTATTAGGCTACacaagcgcagcgtaggacgtccacccgcaaggcggaccgacgacctcataaaggtagcaggtaagcgctggatgcaggccgctaccgaccgatcattatggaaatcattaggacaatcttcagtggacgtcctatggctgatatgtGATTATGAGGCTATACATTATAAACAGAGCCGGGCGGTAAAATCGAATACATACTAGCTAGCTTTTTTTACCAATAATCCTTGCCGATgattattatgtattatgtattcATAGGTTGCGGGTGAAAACGAGGCCGGCCAGACGCTGTTAGTGGCCGCGGAAGGCATGGAAGGCGCGGTAGAGGGCGTCGAGGGCGCCGTGGAGGGCGAGGGCGACGGCGTCATGTACGTCACCCGGGACGACGGACAGGTAAACTACATTCTCGCGCGCCGCTGTGTGTTACTGCCAGGTTTTTGTGCCACGAGAGATTCGCCCACTTACTTATAGTGGACCGGTTTTGACATCCCTACCTCAATAACATGCATAGACCACACCCACTGATTGATATAAGTTTTGTAGTGACACTAATAACGCGAGCCCATTCCGATCAAGCTACGTCTGGAGAGCTGGAAATGTTTTCATCTCACTCAACCGTGTGCCTCATCCACAGTAGTGCACAAGTTGCGATGCTCGTTTCGGCACTCGAATCATTGGACACTATTTGAAATTTATTGTATTCAAAATTGTATTGCATTTCGCTTCGCAACTTGTGAAAACATTTCGCGATTCGAATGCGTCCTGGAGGACGAGGCTTAACGTTAGAGACGATCGCAGACGCTGCTGGTGGCGGCGGAGGGCGCAGAGGGCGCCGTGGAGGGCGAGGGCGACGGCGtcatgtacgtcacgcgggagGACGGACAGGTATGACACGTTATATTAGCATCTGATCCGCTAGTGATCTTGGTATGTCAAAGTTTACAGCATGACGATCCTGATTAAGTTTTTTATGTCGATTACTTGGTCACAAAAATGTGGCATAGCATTCAATGTAATTTAAAGTAGTTGTTCAAGGCCTGCTTTATGCGaatgtgaaattattttttgttta
This window contains:
- the LOC135075424 gene encoding uncharacterized protein LOC135075424, which translates into the protein MTMTSMEEDGVSPAEEVPAGNPEELAKNPTALKEAHEQMATLDVLVCGQCHSAFHFVEEFKEHKSANNCTGKSPVRDSNESKAQVWAFLLWKCSSVRDGSVISSDNSWKLYQQWCRMAESQRTAWITAGSNVQSLSKFSHAKVMEVKTDDQLVPVQTPVLQETRRRGRPRKQVKIEDETQPSGEESDGMAKQKVIINKTPLQNVKKDLDKESVRNAQERVPPEERIARRTEREGADPAEAGEYVVEKILAKRFNPRRKQYEYLLKWEGYPHEQNTWEPVENMETCKHLLEAFEKQLARQKELKALRAQQQQQHPVQVKQISTPIPQVVKQIKKPESPALTPTGRLQRTSKVRALDQVKAWCGAEDEPAAKKVKKEVSSEDEDYSDPEIPKTEKKMLNGQSSPKSALDPELVKSLGLSGKGMPNIKGVIKVDPKHMPNLSTGVYIMSKSSGIMKIDSPGKLGPGLNIDQDVIRKQILAAKQQKTEEVKKSPVRTPNTPQMRKTYGSAGQQVTEKTIITPSGQKIIQRTIQRPSAVSQTSADKSPVTILNKKLQSQSGDSLLRRGGSVRGRGRGGFASVSTAAGNIVRIRDKTPQQLLDFDQSDASSETSDGIEDPFPRDLGPIPPTSPERPLSLCPLTGKRLARAEGEPTPPPTPSPPPTPPPAPTPPPHQGTMLMKVEMSPGGTTGMLVQGDGAQPSLPVLTDDDGQEVKVEASTVKQLLEEGGDEGEEVGLLHAAHPPIMIRGEDGVLYQVAGENEAGQTLLVAAEGMEGAVEGVEGAVEGEGDGVMYVTRDDGQTLLVAAEGAEGAVEGEGDGVMYVTREDGQDVLAIDPSQLAQLMPGGAAPALQQVAVQVEGEPGEDATQVIAQLLQADLPSPGTIQIEI